From Osmerus mordax isolate fOsmMor3 chromosome 7, fOsmMor3.pri, whole genome shotgun sequence:
TgtagaacaacacattgcagttTGTGGTGAAGGGTGTCTGGTTACAAGAGTTACTTACACCTACCTGTCTTGCCTTTCCTATTCAAAAGGTTAATTTTCCCATttataaatatgtatttaaCATGTTTGTGTCTATCACAATTGTGCTGGAATATAACTTGTTCATTTTAACTTGAATCTGTTGTGTGCAGATTCAATCTCTaaaaccaccaccatcatccatCAAAGTGCATAACTGAAGGAATACTGAGATTACGGTATACTCATATAAACAAACACTGGTCACAAAACATGTAGGAGGGACAAGTCACAGCAATGACAATTTCCAAAGGCATTAGTCAGTTTGAATGGATACAAATATTATTATCTATACCATGGCTAAGCAACCATCAAACATCAAAATGTACAAATTTGCAAACCAAGTAAAGCATGCAACAGGAATATCTTTTTTTGATATTATTATATTACCATACATTCATAAAGCATGGGTCTGTCATGACCATATGATATGTACACATTCAATATATTACATCTCTATATTGAGATAACTGTTTGTGGTGTGAGAGTCACATGTCACTGTATCAAGGGAGATGACTCTTGTCTGGTGTCAGTGTCCGGTGGAGCCAGGTGTCTACTCAGGCTCCAGCTCCtgactctctgtgtgtctccggcTGGTGCGTTTGGGCTGCTGCGTCTGAAGGCCCAGCTGCTCCCAGTAGGACTGGCAGTACTGGTGGATGAGCCTGATCTCAGGCTGGGAGGGGTCTGTGAACAGCGGCTCGGGCTCGGGGGCGGGAGGGCGGCGGGGCTGCTGCTGGTCCTGGCTCCTGCTCGCTGGGGCAGCATTGGTGCTGAGCTCGTCGTCAGGGGAGGTGAGGGCCACCACGATGTCTCGGTCCAGAATGCGTAGAGCAACGCGTGCCACCGTGTGTTTGAAGTTGTTCTCGGTGGCCAGGCAGTGGTACAGGCCGCCATCTGATCGGGTGAGAGACTTAAGCAGGATTCCCTGATTGGTCTTCAGGACTCCATCCCGGTTGAgctgaaaggaggagagagaccgtcagtaaatatatatttttggtggCATTTCTGCCTTTATTATTTAGGTATGCCAGAGATACTGTgtttggagaggacaggagtgggGAGGCCGCCACGGTGAGGCAGGCCTTGGCCTACATGGTGCACGCATTAGTCCGGTGAGCCACCAGGGCACAGAAGAAACATTTGTATTCAAACAATCCCTCTGTTGTAGTCTTGCTCTCCTCACCACTTtcctcctgccttctctctgGAAGAGCCACTTGACTGTGGCCTGGGGCGAGCGAGGCTGACACTCCAGGAACGTGCtgctcccctccaccccaaacTGCACTGTCTCCCTCAGGCGCCTCTCCACTGCAggaaggagggcaggaaggagggggcgGAACAACTATGAGTTTCTAGAATCTTGTGCACACGTGTTTACCGACATGCCGTTCAAACAGAGCTTGCCAAACCTTTAGCATTGAATCCTCTGCACTGTCTCAGTGGATCGCCGTGTTTCACATCCTgccttctgctcctcctgaaGGACAGGGAATGGACAAACCTTTGAGCAACTTTGAGCAACAGCTTAGGGGTTTTAACACCatactgtggtgtgtgtctaaTGGTGTTCCTGGTGGTCCTGACCTCTTAGTGGAGGGGGTGAAGGCTGAGCAGGTCTCCCCGTCCCAGGCACAGTAGGGGTCCCTGGCCAGGCAGCAGTCAGAGCAGGCCTTACCGTACACACCACAGCGGTGTAAGGATACCTGGGTCAGGCCTGCCTCTGAGGATACATATAGCTGTTGCTATGGAGACAAAAGTAAAACAAGAGATCAAGTTTTTGTGGGAATCAGTAGCGTTTCATGACTAATGAAGACAATAAAAATGAATCTCACCCGTTTGGAAGATATCTTCATAGTTTTGACTGGAGCGTGTGTCTGTAATCAAATGTATTGTTTTCTCATCTTTAAATCACAAGAGTACCAATTACAATGACATTGTAGGAGTGTATGGAAAACATAATAAATACCCTGGCTTACCCTGAAAACCTCAACCTCCTCCAGAGTCAGCTCCTCCCTGGTGCTTGGGTCCTTGGGCAACACTATGATTTTCTGGACAGTACCACGATCTGAAGTGTAGAATGCCAATCGTTTATTTTCACCTCTACATTCCTTGACTCATGCTCATAAAAAAAAAGCCCTGTGCCGGTCTCTCACCTGTTCCCAGGAACAGCACCTCGTAACGGCCATCCACAGCATCCACCTGATCCACCACCAGGGCAGTGAAGCGGTAGTCCACCCCAGTACGAACCACCAGAGGACGCCGATGGACTGGGTAGACAGGATGGTACATGAGGGGGTGGGCTCGGATGAAGTTGACTGCCTCGTCAGAGAAATCTTTAGAGGAACGAAGGCCAGGGGTAAACGTTCCTCCTGGACACTTGGGACcggagagggagagtaggagtCAGTAAATGAAGAGAGaatagaaagaggggggagaggaaaggttaAACTGTTGTGAGACTGCAACTTACTGTCCCGGGTCGAGGGTAGGGGATCTTGCCAGTATAGGCTGTCCATTGATAATTGTGTCCATGTTTGTGAGAGAATGGTCCGTTGAAGACATTGCGGATGTCAGCCATCGAGTACACACAGACTGCAGAGCCCTTGAACACCGAGCTGGGGGAGACAGCAACAGGTCCATGATACACGAGTGAGAACACAGGAGAGGCAAGAACAGAAGCAGCACTCAGATCAGAGTTAGTCCGGCACAGATGTATGAAGAACATGAAATGGAGACAGGTGGCCTACATTCAGACCTTACCCAGCCGTGGTAAAGAGGCCATACACCACAGGATTCCGCTCATCTTGAGAAGGCTGGATAAACACATCCCCTAGAAGAATGGAGACAAACAGGTAAGTGCTGTCCTGATATCAACTAAATAAGGGAAACAGTGCTGTAGTCAACATCTTACAGAGGTCCCTTACTCAATTCATCGAATAAGGTCTCCACTCCATCCTCTCCAATCACAGAGCAGACAAGGCGTGCTTTCAGAAAGGTGGTCCACTTGTTGACTAGGGACTTCTGGCCACCCTCATCATTCTGGAAACAAAATCCAAAGTCCTTAACTGATGACCAGCTTCATGTAGACtgtgagtgtgagggtgtgaggtctCACCAGACACACGCGCCCCACCCTGGCCAGAACACTGGGGCTCGCCCCTCCACTGGAGTCTAGGCTCTTCTCACGGAAAAAGAAGTAGAGCTTGTCATCATTCCTCTCTGCACTGTCCTTGATCTGGTGGATCTGGACGAACACAggctctgaaagagagagagagagagagagagagagagagagagagagagagagagagagagagagagagagagagagagagagagagagagagagagggggggagagggtgggaggaggggggtaaagTGAGGAagatagacagagggaggagaaaaagtatgagtgagagaaagagaaagacagatggggagtcagatggctgagcggtgagggagtcggtctagtaatctgaaggttgccagttcgattcccggccgtatcaattgacgttgtgtccttgggtaaggcacttcaccctacttgcctcggggggaatgtccctgtacttactgtaagtccctctggataagagcgtctgctaaatgactaaatgtaaatgtaaagacatAAAGTGAGGTGACAAAATATGCTTTCGTTGGTACCATGCTACCAGAGTGGCAGTACAGTAACTCACCATTCAGCCATCTGGAGTCATACTGCTCTGTCCTGACTGCTGGTCTCCCCCCCATGGTCCTGAACAGGGCTGCATCTGTGCCCATGAAGTCAACATGCACCCCAGCATACAGATTTCCATCTTTgacagggacagaaagagacaggggtGAGGACGTTCAACAATACAGTGAGTTTAAGGATTTGAAGATGACAAAGAGTACAAAGTAAAACATACTGATCAGAGAGGCAATATTCTCCTGGTTGGGGTCATAGGAACATTTGCCTTTCCCTGAGTCCACATACCCAGGAACCAGCCTGAATACGTAGTCCTACAATGAAAAAGTTGAGAAAGGATCAGTTAATTGAAGCAGCTTTGGTTATGGACTATATTTGGACAGGTGTGTCCTCACCTCAGCCTTCCAGCCTCGGTTGATGAAGGTGCAGATGGGCTGATATGCTCCTGTCCCACAGGTGTACAGGTGGGTGCGGTTCCACGGTTCTATCAAACGCACAAAGTTGGCACACTCACCCTGCCATGTACAGgcagaaggaagagagacagttaATGGATGAAGGCCTCATCCTTTTGTCAGACAAGCATTATGAGAACAGAACATTCTGTCAATCTCAGCTGCCAGGCAGAGACTTCCTACCTGTCTTCCTTTTCCCGTCATCTGACACTCGCCCTTTCTCTTGGCAGAAGCTGGCCAATGGATCTGCAGGACGAAACACAAAGTCACTGTTGATAGAGGCCTTTATACTTGACACCCTGCATCGTGAATGTTGTGTCAGCCTGTACATCTGATGGTAGAGTATGTGTTGGTCGTACTATGAGGGGCTCCTTGTTGACATTGTGCATGTCCAGAGCCACCAGGTACTCCCGGCTGCCCAGGTAGAGACGGCCTTGGTCCTGGTCCATGTGCAGGATCCTGTAGTCGCTGGtgttgaaggagaaggagaagggacgTGCTGCCCGTGTGTCCAGAAGTTCTGGGagggatgcacacacagacacaaatgaaaacattttaGTTGTGAAATATTTGAGCTGAATGTAGCAATTGAGATCTTCAGTACATCTTTCTCATCAGCAGGGGGAACTGTTGTTCTTCCTGTCTGGTATCTACAGGGAAATGTGGTCAGCTTCCTTGTAAAAATGCTTAATTTCATACTTGGCTGAACTTGCCTCTCCCAGACCAACAAATATCTATGTCAATGGCTAAATTTAACTTTTCTCAGACCATTTTCCACCAGGAGACACGCTTTTAAGACCTTAATATTTTATAGTTCAAACCCTCTGATTGACTTTATGGCATTGCATGGAGAATGGAGATGGAGTCTTAATGCAAGTCCCTTAGGACACACACTAGGTTGAATTCACATAGAGAAAAACATTATAAAAGGTGGATACTGTGTCAAAAGGTTCTAAAACGCAACGTTTATATCTGATTAGGCTAGATCTTGTTCAGTGAAGGTTGACCCTCCATGGTTTCACACTGCATTTCAAAGTGTTGTCTGTTTGTTCATATTAAACACAGGGAAGTTCTCAGCTGACTGTGAGATGCTCTCTGGAAGTGACAGTTTTAGTCAGTCACTCATTTAGCCTCTTCAGTTTTGGATCTATTGCTTCATGACACACAggccacaaacacaaccacttgCCTATTCATTTGGCTAAATATTAACAAAACCTTCCGCCTTGTGTCCAACTCTACATTCATTCCACATGGTACCTCCATATTGGACATATTGTAGAATGTCTGACTCATGGCAGTTGGCACAGGCTTGTGAATAACAAGCTTTCACATATGGACACAGACCTGAGACTGGCTGGAGAAGAAACATCTTTATTTACATCAAAGTACTTGTTATCTTCTCCTAAGGTGACTGTTTCTGTGAACCGTTTGGTGGATACTGTTAACAGGATGCAGTCAATGTGCCTGCTAAAATAAGCAGCAGAATCGGATCTCCGGCCAGAGAGGGATGGGGTCTTGAGAGGCTGGGCAAGGTCCGGTTCTGTTGCTCAGAGGTAAACACAGGATAACAAGGCCCCGGTAGGGCAAAGTGGACTCAAGGCAGAAGCTAAAATTAGCAACACTCCACCCATCGTCATGCTCCCATCATCCACCTCAACAACAATGTGTTGGAAGTGTCTGATAAACACAGTACTACCTTCCCTCAGCATCAGTACAGCAGTGTCATGTCATTATGCCAGGAAGAAAATGGTTCAGATATTGATATGTCTAAAACAGTTAACGGATgtaggacacagacacagctccTTATCTACTGTGATCACCTGTATggtccagtctctctctttctctctcacccactcactctcGTGATTAGGCAGGGGCCACAGGCATTTTCATGAGTGTCACAtgaccctcttcccctccccaaaAACCCTCATCCACAGGCGCCTTTGGAACAAAGAGTGTCCCTGTCCCAAACAATGAACAATTAATCCTTGGAATGGCAGAAaacagagagcaggggagcaAGTCCAAGGTTCCGCCCCTTCTTGGAAACGAGGACTGGATCATTGTGATTGAGGACTGGCAGTGTTTGACCACCAATATCAGCTATATTTTTGTGCGACAAGTTCATTTGATTTTAATGAGACACTCTAAACACCAACTTTTCAGCATAATGTCACTCTAGTCTAGTTCCCTCTGGTCCAATTATAACAATCCTAAGAGCCAATCAACTGTTCTTCTATACATGACCATGTGCAAACCGGAACGAGGGTTGTAGTTGAAGAATATGTTCAGCCATCCTGAA
This genomic window contains:
- the LOC136945503 gene encoding semaphorin-3F-like; translated protein: MDVAMTAPGTLLLLLGLSVCSTTGLQHSAPRVRLAFKELLDTRAARPFSFSFNTSDYRILHMDQDQGRLYLGSREYLVALDMHNVNKEPLIIHWPASAKRKGECQMTGKGRQGECANFVRLIEPWNRTHLYTCGTGAYQPICTFINRGWKAEDYVFRLVPGYVDSGKGKCSYDPNQENIASLINGNLYAGVHVDFMGTDAALFRTMGGRPAVRTEQYDSRWLNEPVFVQIHQIKDSAERNDDKLYFFFREKSLDSSGGASPSVLARVGRVCLNDEGGQKSLVNKWTTFLKARLVCSVIGEDGVETLFDELRDVFIQPSQDERNPVVYGLFTTAGSVFKGSAVCVYSMADIRNVFNGPFSHKHGHNYQWTAYTGKIPYPRPGTCPGGTFTPGLRSSKDFSDEAVNFIRAHPLMYHPVYPVHRRPLVVRTGVDYRFTALVVDQVDAVDGRYEVLFLGTDRGTVQKIIVLPKDPSTREELTLEEVEVFRTHAPVKTMKISSKRQQLYVSSEAGLTQVSLHRCGVYGKACSDCCLARDPYCAWDGETCSAFTPSTKRRSRRQDVKHGDPLRQCRGFNAKVERRLRETVQFGVEGSSTFLECQPRSPQATVKWLFQREGRRKVLNRDGVLKTNQGILLKSLTRSDGGLYHCLATENNFKHTVARVALRILDRDIVVALTSPDDELSTNAAPASRSQDQQQPRRPPAPEPEPLFTDPSQPEIRLIHQYCQSYWEQLGLQTQQPKRTSRRHTESQELEPE